From Desulfobacteraceae bacterium, a single genomic window includes:
- the minE gene encoding cell division topological specificity factor MinE, whose translation MLNGLLKKILGKGGSKQIAKKRLQFALIYDKLEVSDTTLQSLQRDIVEVISRYFVIDQEEIKLEFQRDHDSSALVVNTPILSARRTITPA comes from the coding sequence ATGCTCAACGGCCTGTTGAAAAAAATTCTCGGCAAGGGCGGCAGCAAGCAAATTGCCAAAAAAAGACTTCAGTTTGCGTTGATTTACGACAAGCTGGAGGTCTCCGACACCACGCTGCAGAGCCTACAGCGGGATATCGTCGAGGTCATCTCGCGCTATTTCGTGATTGACCAAGAAGAAATCAAGCTGGAATTTCAGCGCGATCACGATTCCTCCGCATTGGTTGTGAACACCCCGATTCTCTCCGCGCGCCGCACCATCACCCCGGCTTGA